CGTTTGCGAGGTCGTCGTTGAACTCCGAGATACCGAAGTAGACGAAGTCGCCCGGCTGGGAGTCGTCGACGCTGTCGACGCCCTCGGCCTTGTTGAACTCGATAGAGGCGCCTATCTCCTTGGCCGCGGCGCGGGTCTCGATGAACGGAACCCTGCGCAGCTCCTCGTCGACGCCGTCGGGGCCGTCGGCCTCGTACTGGCTGGCCCACTCGACGATTTCCGCGTCGGTGACGTAGTTCTGATTGCCGTTCCGGACGACTTCGAGGTCGGCCTCGCGGAGCGCGGCAGCCGGGTCCTCGCGCCAGTCGGTCTCGGCGTGCGCGTCGAGATACTCGGCCTGCGTGACGTCGTCGTAGTCGGCGATCCACTCGGCGACCTCGCCGTTGGTGGCGTGGCCGAGTTCGAGCCACTCGACCTCCAGCGGCGTCTGGGCCGGGGAGTTGCGCTCGCCGGCCTCCGAGGCGTTCGCGGCGTCGTTGGTGATTTTGGGCGCGTACAGCGTGCCCGCGATGTCGTCGGTGTCGTCGTAGCTCGGGATGGGCTCGTCGGCGACGAACTTGTAGATGCCCTTGCTGTCGCCGTCCGAACAGCCGTACACCGTCTTCCGGTCGCCCTGGAAGTCGGGCGCCTCCCAGGAGGCCCGCCCCATCACCCAGTACTTCACCGCCTCTGGTTCGTCGGCGGCCGGCTCGCGGAAGTCCACGTGGTAGCCGTACCGGTACGGGTTGGGGTAGACGTCGTCGATGGGCGTGGTCGCGAGGTTGTCCTCGCCGCTCTGGTCGGCCCGCTCCGCACCGAGGTAATAGGCGAGGAACTCGACGCCGGAGAGGGCGAACGCGCCCTGTGGGTACCAGGACTCGCCGAGCTCGCCGTCCTCGGCGTACGTCCCGAGGGCGTCGGTGATCTCCGTCGGGTTCGGTCGGTTCCAGAACTGGCAGGCCCCGACCAGCCCCTCGCCGCTGTCGGCCTCGACGATATCGCTGACAGTCGCCGTCAGCGAGACCCGCGGGTGGGCGTAGTTCTCCTCGGAGGAGACCATCGTGCCCCACGGGCTGAGGTCGCCGTAGCAGTTGATTCGCGTCCCACCGAGTTCCCGGAGCGAGTCGGTGTTCGCGAGGTTCAGCGCGTCGTCGGGGTCGGCGCTCCACTCGCCGTCCTCGTCTTGGCTGATGAACACCCGCGAGACGTTCCCGGGGCTGTTCTCCCAGTTGGTGAACAGGTACCCTTCAGTCCCGTCGTCGTCCGTCGGGACGAACTGGTTGCAGTCGGGGTTCGTGGCCGGGCCCCCGTACTGGGTCCCCGCGAAGTTCTCCCCGCTGATGTCCGTTCCGTCGGGCGTCTGCGTGACACCGAGGCGCTCGCTGCCGCCATCGATGGGTTCGCCGCCCTGAACGAGGACCTCGTAGTCACCGCTCGCCGAGCGCACCGCGCGCTGTTTCGCGTCCGTGTCCGGCACCCCGACCTCGGTGAAGTCGTCGTTGCTCCCGTCGAACGCGAAGGAGAACCCGCTGAAGTAACCGACCGCCGCTCGGCCGAAGGGCTCGGGGTTCTCCTCGCTCGGGTGCTGGAGGCTGTACAGCAGTCCGCCGTCCTCGAAGACGAACGGACCCGTCACCTCGGCCCCGTAGGCGGTCGTCGAGAACCGCTTCAGCGACCCCTGGACGCTCGGCGCACCGGGCGTGTCGCCCTCTTCGACCTCGTCGCCGCTGGCGACGCCGACAACGCTGGCCCCCAGTGCCGCCGCCGCTGACGATGCAAGCAGATTCCGTCGAGTCAAATCGACCATACGGGTGGAGCCACCCCCGTTTCGATAAAGGCGTTTTATATTGGGTATATGTAGTCGAAATTTACGCCCGAGCGGACCCCATGTGAACCACTCGCTTCCCAACTTCGTTCCACAGTACGGTCCGGTACTGGGACCCAATCGTGGTATATACCTGAACTGTCAGGACTGCCCTACCTCGAAGCGTTATACCGGCCGCGTCCGTTAGCTTCCTCAGTGAAGTCAAATGGCTGACAAACTCGCCGACGAGACGGCAGTCGTCACCGGCGCCGCGTCCGGAATCGGCCGTGCAATCGCCCTGCGTTTCGCGGCGGCCGGCGCCAGCGTCGTCGTCGCGGACGTCCGCGAAGGGCCCCGCGAGGGCGGGACGCCGACACACGAACGCATCGAGGACGCCGAGTTCGTCGAGACCGACGTCTCGGAAGTCGACGACATCCGCGCGGCGGTCGAGACGGCGACCGACGCCTTCGGGAGCTGTGACGTCATGGTGAACAACGCCGGCGTGTTCACCGCAGACCAGCCCATCGCGGACACCGACGAGGACGACTACGACTGGCTCATGGATATCAACCTCAAGGGGGTGTACTTCGGGAGCAAGTTCGCCGCCGACGTGATGGCCGACCAGCCCGACGGGGGGTCGATTATCAACCTCTCCTCGGTCGCCGGGCTCGTCGGCTACCCGGGCGCGTCGACGTACTGCGCCTCCAAGGGCGGTATCTCCAACCTCACCCGCGAACTAGCGCTCGAACTCGGCCCCGACGGCATCCGCGTCAACGCCATCAACCCGGGCGTCATCGAGACCGCGATGACCACGGAGGACTCTGACGTCGCCGGCGCGTACGAGAAGCAGGTCGCCCTCCGACGCGACGGCCAGCCCGAGGAGGTCGCCGACGCCGCCCTGTTCCTCGCGAGCGACGACGCCTCGTACGTCACCGGCCACAACCTCGTCGTCGACGGCGGCTACACCGCACAGTAGTCACGTCAGCGTCAGGACGACGAAGATTCCGATGACGAACTCGGTGACGAGCCACGAGTTGTCGGTCATCCAGTCGCGAACTTTCGGGAGCAGCCACTCGGCGCGCTCGCCGAGAGCCAGCACCGACAGCGACGGGAGCGCGAGCAACAGCACCGTCGCCAGCACGAACCCCGCCGCGTCACGCAGCGGCGCGCCCTCGCTCGACAGCGTCGCGCCCACGGCCACCGAAGTGAGGATATCGGTCGGGAACAGCCCCAGCAACAGGGCCCCCAAGCGGAAGGCGAATCGCGGGCTCGCCCCGGTCAGCTTCCCCATCCACGCCGGGGGCTCGGCCGTCTCCCGGGTCCGATACACGTTGAACGCGGCCGCGACGAGAACCGCCGCGATAAGCCAGGAGAGCGTCGTGTTCGAGGCCCCCGCCGACCGCGTCCCGGTCGCCAGGAAGTAGGCGGCAGTGACGACGATAGAGATAGAACAGGCCGCTCCGCCCACGAAGGCGGCCGAGTTTCGCCGCCACTGTTCGCTCGTGGCCAGGAAGATGGCGCTCAGCAGCTGCGGGCCGGCGACCATCACGACCGCCAGCGGGAGGACGGTGACGAGACTCATCGGTCGGCACACGCACTCCGACGGCAATGTTCTACGCTCCTTGTCGGCCCAGTCCTGTCGCTACCTCCCGCTTTCCGTGTTCCCGACCGCTGTCACGGCGCCGCTGACGACGAACCGCGCGCCGTCGTGGGCCGGGTCGACCCGAACCGCCCAGCCGTGAGACTGGGCCATCGTCTCCACGATGCTCAGGCCGAGTCCGGTCCCCTCGCTGCTGGTAGTGTAGCCGTACTCGAACAGCCGGTCGTGGTCGGCGTCGATACCGGGACCGTCGTCCTCGAAGACGAACCCGTCGTCGGTGAGGCGGACAGTTATCGCGACGCCGCCGTGTTCCACGCTGTCCTGGCGAGTTTGCGAGCCGGCGCTCGTCGAGCCGTGCGCGACGCTGTCGTCGGACTGCGTCCGATTGCTCGTGGAACCGTGTTCCACGCTGTTCCGGACCAGATTCTCGAGGATGCTGAGCAGCCGACTCTCGTCGGCGCGGATGGTCCCGTCGACGTCCACCGCGAGGGTCGCTTCGCCGGTGTCGACGTGTGACCAGGCCGTCCGGACCGCGTCACCGAACCCGACGACTTCGGTGGACTCGACGGACTTGCCCTGCTCGGCGAGCGTTCGGAGGTCCGTGATGATGGTCTCCATCCGGTCGAGCGCGCCGTCCAGGTCGTCGAGCCGGTCGCGGTCGACGGGGTCGGCTCCGGAGTCGGCCAGGCGCTGTCGTACGAGTTCGGTCTGGCCGGCGGCGACCTGTAGCGGATTGCGGAGGTGGTGTGAGATGCTCCTCGCGAACTCGTCGAGCTGGCGGTTCTGGCGCCGTAGCTCCCGTCGGTTCTCGTAACGTTCGGTCACGTCGCGTATCAGCAGGGCCGACCCCGCGACGGTGTCGCCGTCGGTGACGGGCGAGACGACCGCCGAGTACCGGCGGTCGTCGTGCGTGAACTCGACGGTTCGGCCCGTCCGGGCAGCGCTCTCGAAGCCGTCGCCGTCCGCCGCGATGGCGTCGGCAAGCACCGGCGCGACCACCGCGAGCGGCGATCCGATGGGGTTCCCGTCGCCGACGAGGAACCGCCTCGCCTCCGGGTTCAGGTCGACGACCTGCCCGGTGTCGTCGCGGACGAGGAGTCCGTCGCCGGTCGTTCCCAGCAGTCGGTCCCGGGAGATGGGCGTGATTCTCACCATCCCCAGCCAGGCGCCGACGAAGGTGGCCACGCCGACGATACTCAGCCCCAAGACGGTGTGGTCGTAACCCGGGAGCGTCGGCACCCGCCCGGTCACCGTGAACGCGCTGGGGACGAGTCCCAGCAGTATCCCCGCGCTGTAGACGACGAGGGGGCGACTCGACCGGTGCTGGGAGGTGACGACCAGCTCCGCGAGGTAGTACAGCGCCGCCCCGATGCCGACGTACGACCAGAAAAAGCCGAACAGCCAGAGCGGGCCGAAGCCGGTGCGGTAGTACGGGAAGGGGTCGGTAGTGAACACCAGCGGGTCGAAATGCAGGCCGAGCCACGGCTGGGTCACCAGTCCGAGCAGGCCGGTCGCCATCCCGCCGACGAAGAGGGCGTTGAACGGTCGCCGCAGCGACGTCGACCGGCCGCTGTACACCGTCCCGAAGTAGACGAACGCGACCACCGTGAGATAGGAGAACACGGTTCGCAGATACACCAGCCAGCGGCTGAGCTGCTGGTCCGCGGCGAGGAGTTCGAGCGCGGCGACCCCGGCCCAGAGCATCGCCACGATGTGTAGCGGGACGACTGCCCGGATACGGGCCGTGGACCGGCCCCGCTCGACCCAGACGTTCATCAGCGCGAAGCCGACGATGCTCACGACCAGGAGCGACAGGTACACCGCCTCGATGGGGTGTACCGCAGTGACCGCGCCACCGGTCTGGCCGACGAGGCCGCCCTCGCTCACGGGCCCACCTCCGTCTCGGCCGTCGTCGTTCCACCGGTGACGACGAACGCCGTCCCCGTCTCCGTCCGCTCGACGCCGACCTGCCAGCCCTGGGATTCGACCTGCGTCCGGACGATTTCCAGCCCGAGCCCGACGCTGGCGGCCGCGGTCGTCGTGTCGGAGTCGAAGACCGCCTCCCGGTCGCACTCGGCAATCCGTCGGCCGTCGTCCTCGTAGGTGAACCCCGTCCCGGTGAGCGCGACCTCGACTCGGTCGGCGCCGCGCTCGCCGCTGTGTCGGACGAGCTGGTCGAGCACGCTGTCCAGCCGGGCGCGGTCGGCCTCGATGTGCCCGTCAGCCGTGACCGCGAGCGCCATCTCCCCGGTGTCGGCCGCCGCCCAGACCGCCCGGACTGCCGGCCCGAACGCCACGGACTCGGTCGTCGTCACGGACTGGGCGTGTTCCGCGAGCGTCCGCAGTTCGTCCAGCCTCGCGTCCATCCGGTCGATGGCGTCGGCGACGCTGTCGAGGTGGTCGGCCGCCTCCGCCGCCGCGGGGTCGTCAGCGGCCCGGAGCTGCCGGTCCAGCAGTTCCGTCGCGCCGTCGGCGACCTGAAGCGGGTTCCTGAGGTCGTGGGCGACGGTCGAGGCGAACGACTCCAGCTGGTCGTTCTGTCGCGCCAGCTCCCGCTTTGACTCCTCGACCGCGGTGACGTCCCGTGCCACGACCGTGTAGCCGGCGACCGTGCCGCGCTCGGTAATCGGCGAGACGGACACCGCGTAGTGGGTCCGCGCGCCGTCGACGACTGTCGAGTACGTCGCCGAGACGTCCGCATCCCCCGCCGCTGGGAGCAGTATCTCCGCGGCCAGCCCCGGCAGCAACCTCGACAGCTCCGTCCCGACGGGCGTCTCCACGTCGGGCGGCAAGAGCGGCTCCGCGGCGGCGTTGTAGTCGATGAGCCGGCCCGCGTCGTCGAGTCCCAGCAACACGTCGTCGATGTGGTCGACGATTTCGGTTCGGGCCATCGGCGCGATGTCGAGTTCCCCCCGGAAGAAGACGGTGTAGGCGAGGATGACGGTCAACGGGACGATACCGAAGACGGTGTAGTCGTATCCGGGGAGGAGCGGAATCGTCTCCAGCGCGGTCACGGCGTTGGGCAGGAGGGAGGCGACCGCCGCTGCCACCAGCAGCAGTATCGAACTCGTCGGTCGGTGATTCGAGCTCAGGAAGAGCCGCGCCAGATAGACGAAACTGACCAGCAAGATGGCGGCGGCCACCACCGAGTTCAGCAGGTACAGCGGGCCCGGCTCTATCGCGAGGTACGCGACGGGCTCCTGTCGATAGGCCACCGACGCGTACTGGAGCCCGAACACCGGCTGGGTGAGGATACCGACGACGGCGACGGCCGCCCAGCCCACAGCGAGGGCGTTCTGCGGTCGCCGCGGCGACGTCGACCGGTTCGTATACACCGTCGCGAAGTAGCCGACGGTGACGATGGCGACCACCGCGAACAGGTCAGTGAGCAGGCTCAGCGCGTACTTCGCCGCCGGAACGCGGACGAGCAACTTCGCGATGGCGGCCACCACCCAGCACCACTGCACCGCGACGTAGGCGACGAACTCCGTCCGGTGGTGCGTCTCCGTCCGCGTGTAGACGAGTGCGCCGGTCGCAGCCACGATGAGCGCCGACACCACGAGTGAGCTCACGTACCAGAACTGTAGTGGTACTGAGCCGTCCATACATTCGAGACAACGGCTATCTGGAAAAATAGCCGGGGTTAGCGTCCCCCGGTTGATACGTCCGTCAGCGCCGAACGAGGTCGCCCCCATCCGCGCTCCCCGGCACGCGATGGGGCCGCGAATTATGCAGCTGAATTCCGGTAGGATTTAGCCATGGGGTTCGTAGGTGGGCCAATGACACAGATATCTGATTCCGTCCGCTTGCTATTCGAGACCTCGGTCGACGACGAGGGCGACCGGTACGTCGTCTCGATACCGTCGGAACTCGTCGAGAACGGCTCCATCGATACGGACCAGTCCTATCGGGTCGCACTCCTCGCCTCCGAGGCCGACGAGCGCTCGACGGAGACGACCGTCACGGAGCCCGACCGCTCGACGGTGTCACCGCCGGAGACCGCCTCGCCCCACTCGCAGGGGCCACCGGTCGAGGAAGGCGAGGTGCGGACGGTCTCCATCGACACGCTCGGCGACCAGGGCGACGGCATCGCCAAGGTAGAGCGGGGCTTTATCGTCATCGTCCCGGGCACCAAGCCGGGCGACCGCGTCGAGGTCGAGATAACCGACGTGAAAGAGACCGTCGCGTTCGCCGAGACGGTCGGCGAAGCGACCGTCCGATAACCGGCTTCTGCCGGCAGTTACTGGCCACGTACTCTTGGCCCGTGGTCCCCCGTCTCCCTGTATGGGCACGGAACCCGGGCGCCTGGCGTCGCTCTCACTGCGCGCCTGTGTCTACGGCCTGTCACAGGTCGTCGCCGCCGTCAGGTGCTGTCTCGGTTTCCTCCGGGCCACGGCCTTCTGGGGGGCCATCCTGCTCCCGGCCGTCATCGTCGGGGTCTTGCTCGACGGGCTGGCCACGTCGGAGCCGTTTGCCTTCACCGCCCTGCTCGGGCTGCACGTCCTCTGTCTCGTTCTGGGGCAGCGCCACTGCCCCAACGAGTGATTCGTCGTGTCGGCCGCCGGTAGGGCCAATATTACTATGTGGCCGCCGTTGTGGCCGGTGCCGGTGGTCGGCGGTATCGCCGTCTTCCGAACGGTACCGGTCGGGTCAGTCGTCCGCGTCGACGGGCTCGGCTCGGGGCACCGTGATGTCGGGTAACTGGCTCTCGATTCGCTCGCGGTCGGCCTCGAACTTCCCGGGGAGGACGAGCCGCTCGCCGAGTTCGCCGAGCGGTTCGTCGCTGGTGTAGCCCGGACCGCTGGTGGCCAGCTCGAAGAGGACGCCGCCGAACTCCCGGACGTACACCGAGCGGAACCAGTGGCGGTTTATCTGCTGGGTCGGGCGGAGCCCGGCCGACTGGACGACGTCTCGCATCGCCGACTGCTCCTCGTCGGTCGGCGTCTGGAAGGCCACGTGGTGGACGGTGCCGTGGCCCTGTCGGCCGCCCACGATGGTCGGCAACACGTCGACGTATCTCCCGACGGGGCCGCCCGCGGCAAAGCGGGTCCGCTCGTCGCCGGGGGCGTCACCCTGCGCTTCTTCGGTGCCCACTTCCTCCAGTCCCATCTCCCGGAGCAGCTCCTCGGTCGGGTCCGGATCGGCGAGCCACAGCGTCACGGAGTGAAAGCCCCGGATGGCCGCGTCCTCGGGGACGAACTCGGTCCAGGGCACCGTCGGCTCGTCGTCGGGAATCTCGACTTCG
The genomic region above belongs to Halomicroarcula saliterrae and contains:
- a CDS encoding TRAM domain-containing protein, producing MTQISDSVRLLFETSVDDEGDRYVVSIPSELVENGSIDTDQSYRVALLASEADERSTETTVTEPDRSTVSPPETASPHSQGPPVEEGEVRTVSIDTLGDQGDGIAKVERGFIVIVPGTKPGDRVEVEITDVKETVAFAETVGEATVR
- a CDS encoding alkaline phosphatase PhoX, coding for MVDLTRRNLLASSAAAALGASVVGVASGDEVEEGDTPGAPSVQGSLKRFSTTAYGAEVTGPFVFEDGGLLYSLQHPSEENPEPFGRAAVGYFSGFSFAFDGSNDDFTEVGVPDTDAKQRAVRSASGDYEVLVQGGEPIDGGSERLGVTQTPDGTDISGENFAGTQYGGPATNPDCNQFVPTDDDGTEGYLFTNWENSPGNVSRVFISQDEDGEWSADPDDALNLANTDSLRELGGTRINCYGDLSPWGTMVSSEENYAHPRVSLTATVSDIVEADSGEGLVGACQFWNRPNPTEITDALGTYAEDGELGESWYPQGAFALSGVEFLAYYLGAERADQSGEDNLATTPIDDVYPNPYRYGYHVDFREPAADEPEAVKYWVMGRASWEAPDFQGDRKTVYGCSDGDSKGIYKFVADEPIPSYDDTDDIAGTLYAPKITNDAANASEAGERNSPAQTPLEVEWLELGHATNGEVAEWIADYDDVTQAEYLDAHAETDWREDPAAALREADLEVVRNGNQNYVTDAEIVEWASQYEADGPDGVDEELRRVPFIETRAAAKEIGASIEFNKAEGVDSVDDSQPGDFVYFGISEFNDDLANDEGDIQMDRVDGGVVYRAELERNYNVSTLEPVITGPDFTDSPRDADDALRNIDNVYTMRDGRVLCCEDGFGGPARSYPNDGLYVFQPNVLVDVDSVAVGNGGTGTATLTASSLPTGFAGARVTVSVTNPDVAAITGVSFPDALGLTESDISSDGSSVTVRMADTQNEVGAGGRDVEVATLTLRGRGTGTTDLAVEVEQMDDDSGSTIDAEAREGVLVTGPPPVAGSDAPTDPDGDGLFEDINGNGRLDYEDIQLLFDEFEGDSVRLNKSAYDFNDNGQLDFDDIVSLYEEVN
- a CDS encoding SDR family NAD(P)-dependent oxidoreductase; the encoded protein is MADKLADETAVVTGAASGIGRAIALRFAAAGASVVVADVREGPREGGTPTHERIEDAEFVETDVSEVDDIRAAVETATDAFGSCDVMVNNAGVFTADQPIADTDEDDYDWLMDINLKGVYFGSKFAADVMADQPDGGSIINLSSVAGLVGYPGASTYCASKGGISNLTRELALELGPDGIRVNAINPGVIETAMTTEDSDVAGAYEKQVALRRDGQPEEVADAALFLASDDASYVTGHNLVVDGGYTAQ
- a CDS encoding GAP family protein yields the protein MSLVTVLPLAVVMVAGPQLLSAIFLATSEQWRRNSAAFVGGAACSISIVVTAAYFLATGTRSAGASNTTLSWLIAAVLVAAAFNVYRTRETAEPPAWMGKLTGASPRFAFRLGALLLGLFPTDILTSVAVGATLSSEGAPLRDAAGFVLATVLLLALPSLSVLALGERAEWLLPKVRDWMTDNSWLVTEFVIGIFVVLTLT
- a CDS encoding histidine kinase N-terminal 7TM domain-containing protein; this encodes MSEGGLVGQTGGAVTAVHPIEAVYLSLLVVSIVGFALMNVWVERGRSTARIRAVVPLHIVAMLWAGVAALELLAADQQLSRWLVYLRTVFSYLTVVAFVYFGTVYSGRSTSLRRPFNALFVGGMATGLLGLVTQPWLGLHFDPLVFTTDPFPYYRTGFGPLWLFGFFWSYVGIGAALYYLAELVVTSQHRSSRPLVVYSAGILLGLVPSAFTVTGRVPTLPGYDHTVLGLSIVGVATFVGAWLGMVRITPISRDRLLGTTGDGLLVRDDTGQVVDLNPEARRFLVGDGNPIGSPLAVVAPVLADAIAADGDGFESAARTGRTVEFTHDDRRYSAVVSPVTDGDTVAGSALLIRDVTERYENRRELRRQNRQLDEFARSISHHLRNPLQVAAGQTELVRQRLADSGADPVDRDRLDDLDGALDRMETIITDLRTLAEQGKSVESTEVVGFGDAVRTAWSHVDTGEATLAVDVDGTIRADESRLLSILENLVRNSVEHGSTSNRTQSDDSVAHGSTSAGSQTRQDSVEHGGVAITVRLTDDGFVFEDDGPGIDADHDRLFEYGYTTSSEGTGLGLSIVETMAQSHGWAVRVDPAHDGARFVVSGAVTAVGNTESGR
- a CDS encoding histidine kinase N-terminal 7TM domain-containing protein → MDGSVPLQFWYVSSLVVSALIVAATGALVYTRTETHHRTEFVAYVAVQWCWVVAAIAKLLVRVPAAKYALSLLTDLFAVVAIVTVGYFATVYTNRSTSPRRPQNALAVGWAAVAVVGILTQPVFGLQYASVAYRQEPVAYLAIEPGPLYLLNSVVAAAILLVSFVYLARLFLSSNHRPTSSILLLVAAAVASLLPNAVTALETIPLLPGYDYTVFGIVPLTVILAYTVFFRGELDIAPMARTEIVDHIDDVLLGLDDAGRLIDYNAAAEPLLPPDVETPVGTELSRLLPGLAAEILLPAAGDADVSATYSTVVDGARTHYAVSVSPITERGTVAGYTVVARDVTAVEESKRELARQNDQLESFASTVAHDLRNPLQVADGATELLDRQLRAADDPAAAEAADHLDSVADAIDRMDARLDELRTLAEHAQSVTTTESVAFGPAVRAVWAAADTGEMALAVTADGHIEADRARLDSVLDQLVRHSGERGADRVEVALTGTGFTYEDDGRRIAECDREAVFDSDTTTAAASVGLGLEIVRTQVESQGWQVGVERTETGTAFVVTGGTTTAETEVGP
- a CDS encoding ring-cleaving dioxygenase gives rise to the protein MTVSTPGIHHVTCIAGDPQRNIDFWVETLGLRLVKRSVNQDDPGTYHFFFADAEGTPGTSMTFFPWEDVRQGKVGSGQVSRTAFRVPEGSLDYWEERFDEHGVDYDDRVERFGETVLPFTDPDGLPVELVEVEIPDDEPTVPWTEFVPEDAAIRGFHSVTLWLADPDPTEELLREMGLEEVGTEEAQGDAPGDERTRFAAGGPVGRYVDVLPTIVGGRQGHGTVHHVAFQTPTDEEQSAMRDVVQSAGLRPTQQINRHWFRSVYVREFGGVLFELATSGPGYTSDEPLGELGERLVLPGKFEADRERIESQLPDITVPRAEPVDADD